Proteins encoded by one window of Sphaerodactylus townsendi isolate TG3544 linkage group LG04, MPM_Stown_v2.3, whole genome shotgun sequence:
- the AQP8 gene encoding aquaporin-8 isoform X1 gives MADVEFGRMSIKESKEDIKASPARPHWFEQYVQPCMGELVGSAFFIFMGCVSVIENADGTSRLQPALVHGLALGLTIAVLGSISGGHFNPAVSLGAWLIGGLNMVMVIPYWISQLCGGLIGAAFAKRGSLHDHHVGRPPGEGFDQRGHHDHVPRPHRVHGGHQREDQEPPGPLLHWLHCDRGYPRRGCYLRGLHEPSPSVWPRAGCQLLGLPLGVLGGPHGGRTAGRSLDQVPDWRQENSPLPQIAPPPPSQLGSPSNGGLLCLTRALSLWLPLLLLLPSLPATPG, from the exons ATGGCGGATGTGGAATTTGGACGCATGTCAATCAAGGAGAGCAAGGAGGACATCAAAGCCAGCCCCGCGCGGCCCCACTGGTTTGAGCAGTACGTCCAGCCCTGCATGGGCGAGCTGGTGGGCTCGGCCTTCTTCATCTTCATGGGCTGCGTGTCGGTCATCGAGAACGCGGACGGCACCAGCAGGCTGCAGCCGGCCCTGGTGCACGGACTGGCCCTGGGGCTCACCATCGCCGTCCTGGGCAGCATCAG CGGGGGCCACTTCAATCCTGCCGTTTCCCTCGGAGCCTGGCTGATCGGCGGCCTGAACATGGTGATGGTCATCCCGTACTGGATCTCCCAGCTGTGTGGGGGGCTGATCGGGGCCGCTTTTGCCAAG CGGGGCAGCCTTCACGACCATCACGTCGGACGACCACCTGGGGAGGGCTTTGATCAGCGAGGTCATCATGACCATGTTCCTCGTCCTCACCGTGTGCATGGGGGCCATCAACGAGAAGACCAAGAGCCTCCTGGCCCCCTTCTGCATTGGCTTCACTGTGACCGTGGATATCCTCGCAGG GGGTGCTATCTCAGGGGCCTGCATGAACCCAGCCCGAGCGTTTGGCCCCGCGCTGGTTGCCAATTACTGGGATTACCACTGGGTGTACTGGGTGGGCCCCATGGTGGCCGGACTGCTGGTCGGAGCCTTGATCAG gttCCTGATTGGAGACAAGAAAACTCGCCTCTTCCTCAAATAGCACCGCCCCCCCCCAGTCAACTGGGCAGTCCATCCAACGGGGGTCTTCTCTGCCTGACCAGGGCTCTCTCGCTCTGGCTGCCCCTGCTACTTCTGCTGCCCTCTCTGCCCGCCACCCCCGGCTGA
- the AQP8 gene encoding aquaporin-8 isoform X2: MADVEFGRMSIKESKEDIKASPARPHWFEQYVQPCMGELVGSAFFIFMGCVSVIENADGTSRLQPALVHGLALGLTIAVLGSISGGHFNPAVSLGAWLIGGLNMVMVIPYWISQLCGGLIGAAFAKVVTTDQRYINASGAAFTTITSDDHLGRALISEVIMTMFLVLTVCMGAINEKTKSLLAPFCIGFTVTVDILAGGAISGACMNPARAFGPALVANYWDYHWVYWVGPMVAGLLVGALIRFLIGDKKTRLFLK; this comes from the exons ATGGCGGATGTGGAATTTGGACGCATGTCAATCAAGGAGAGCAAGGAGGACATCAAAGCCAGCCCCGCGCGGCCCCACTGGTTTGAGCAGTACGTCCAGCCCTGCATGGGCGAGCTGGTGGGCTCGGCCTTCTTCATCTTCATGGGCTGCGTGTCGGTCATCGAGAACGCGGACGGCACCAGCAGGCTGCAGCCGGCCCTGGTGCACGGACTGGCCCTGGGGCTCACCATCGCCGTCCTGGGCAGCATCAG CGGGGGCCACTTCAATCCTGCCGTTTCCCTCGGAGCCTGGCTGATCGGCGGCCTGAACATGGTGATGGTCATCCCGTACTGGATCTCCCAGCTGTGTGGGGGGCTGATCGGGGCCGCTTTTGCCAAG GTGGTGACTACTGACCAAAGGTATATCAATGCCAGCGGGGCAGCCTTCACGACCATCACGTCGGACGACCACCTGGGGAGGGCTTTGATCAGCGAGGTCATCATGACCATGTTCCTCGTCCTCACCGTGTGCATGGGGGCCATCAACGAGAAGACCAAGAGCCTCCTGGCCCCCTTCTGCATTGGCTTCACTGTGACCGTGGATATCCTCGCAGG GGGTGCTATCTCAGGGGCCTGCATGAACCCAGCCCGAGCGTTTGGCCCCGCGCTGGTTGCCAATTACTGGGATTACCACTGGGTGTACTGGGTGGGCCCCATGGTGGCCGGACTGCTGGTCGGAGCCTTGATCAG gttCCTGATTGGAGACAAGAAAACTCGCCTCTTCCTCAAATAG